From the Sphingobacteruim zhuxiongii genome, the window GATCTTCCGGCAAGTTACCTGAAGGGTCGGAGTTTCCAACTTCGAAATATTCTTCGAGATAACACGGCTTTTGGACTCTATGAAACACATAAACAGCGGTCCGATGCGGAGGTTTTATCACATTCCGCTTTTCAAGAGGTACCGCTGTTAAAGTCCTTACGCGATAAGGCCTATAAACAGTTGGGTTCCTCCGGTGGAGGGAATCATTTTGTCGAATTCGGGATTGTAGACTTGTTGGTCGACCGAGCAGATTGGCAATTGAGAAAAGGTACGTATTTAGCTGTGTTATCGCATTCGGGGTCACGTGGCTTAGGCGCAAATATCGCTAAACATTACACGTATCTAGCACAGAAGCAATGTCCATTGCCTAAGCAGGTGCAGCAATTTGCCTGGTTAGATTTAGATACACATGATGGACAGGAGTACTGGTTGGCGATGAATTTAGCTGGCGAATACGCGAAGGCATGTCACGACGATATACATCGACGCTTAGGTAAAGCACTCGGTAAGCGAGCAATGTTAACGATTGAAAACCATCATAATTTCGCATGGAAAGAAGTCGTTGACGGAAAAGAATGTATCGTGCACCGAAAAGGGGCAACACCGGCTGGCGAAGGCGTATTAGGTATAATTCCGGGTTCAATGACTGCTCCAGGTTATATCGTGGAGGGCAAGGGCAATCCGCTAAGCTTACAGTCAGCTTCACATGGTGCAGGTCGAGCTCGATCGCGTGGTGCATGTAAAGATAGCATCAGTCGGAGCGCTATGTTTGCCGATTTGGAAGCAAACGACGTGGAGCTTATTGGAGGTTCAGTCGATGAAGCGCCGATGGCCTATAAGGATATCACGAAAGTAATACAGCTTCAAGATGAATTGGTTAGCGTATTGGGGACATTTACGCCGAAGATTGTACGAATGGATAAGTAGGGTAGATGATGAAAGTACAATTACAAGTCAGTTCTGGACGAGGTCCTAAGGAGTGCAATTTGGCCGTCGAACATGTATTAACGGTTCTACAGCAAGAAGCTGTAGCTAATAAGATTGATGTGCGAATCGTCCATCAAGAATATTCCGATGGATTATGCTGTTCGGCATTATTAACACTTG encodes:
- a CDS encoding RtcB family protein → MGSKLSGKDLIKLGFPQTNAINIALGQISRYRKRDKKEHILQEAKQVLLFPEQYKGHGTWGKVAEGLIKPVEVRMQQLRSQRVPFEIFGENEIDELAKRQLYDALKLPISVKGALLPDAHAGYGLPIGAVLATDNSVIPYAVGVDIGCRMSLSVYDLPASYLKGRSFQLRNILRDNTAFGLYETHKQRSDAEVLSHSAFQEVPLLKSLRDKAYKQLGSSGGGNHFVEFGIVDLLVDRADWQLRKGTYLAVLSHSGSRGLGANIAKHYTYLAQKQCPLPKQVQQFAWLDLDTHDGQEYWLAMNLAGEYAKACHDDIHRRLGKALGKRAMLTIENHHNFAWKEVVDGKECIVHRKGATPAGEGVLGIIPGSMTAPGYIVEGKGNPLSLQSASHGAGRARSRGACKDSISRSAMFADLEANDVELIGGSVDEAPMAYKDITKVIQLQDELVSVLGTFTPKIVRMDK